In Desulfoferula mesophila, the genomic window ACGACTTCAAGCTGCTCTACGAGCTGGAGACCCCGCTGCGCGAGCGCATCAACCTGATCGCCAAGGAAGTCTACGGCGCCGACGGCGTGGACTACTCCGACGTGGCCCTGGGCAAGGCCAAGAAGATCGAGGCCGATCCCGAGCTGTCCAAGCTGGGCACCTGCATGGTCAAGACCCACCTGTCGCTTAGCGACAACCCGGCCCTCAAGGGCGTGCCCAAGGGCTGGCGCCTGTTCGTGCGCGACATCCTCACCTACGGCGGCGCCGGATTCGTGGTGCCCGTGGCCGGCAACATCTCCCTGATGCCCGGCACCGGCTCCAACCCCGCCTACCGTCGGGTGGACGTGGACGTCGAGTCCGGCAAGGTCAAGGGCGTGTTCTAGTAACTACGTCAAATACCTGCTATCTCAAGCCCGGGCCCTTGCGGCCCGGGCTTTTTTTGTTCACAGCCGGGCCTTAAGGCAAGCGAAGGGCTTGGTTTTACATGGGCGAATAGGCTAACATGACCTTTAATGGGGTGCATGGTAATAATCAATAAAACTGATGGATTAACTAGGGTTCCCGTGATCGGGGAATCAAAACTTGCCAAGGTGTGGCTTTTTGTCTATAGTGCCGATCGTTGATTAATGTTACTATTCCGAGGTATTTAATGACAATTTTCACAAGGGGGCAGGCGACCTGTACCCAGTGAGCAGTCCCTGATCCGCCGGGCGTCTGGCCCGGTGGAAAACCGCTTGCAAGGACGAATTGGAATGGCACAAAGCAAGAAAGTCGGGGCGGTGATGGTAGTGGGCGCCGGTATCGCCGGCGTGCAGGCCTCGTTGGACCTGGCCAACGCGGGCTACTACGTCTACCTGGTGGAGAAAACCACGGCCATCGGCGGCCGCATGGCCCAACTGGACAAGACCTTCCCCACCAACGACTGCGCCATGTGCATTATCTCGCCCAAACTGGTGGAGTGCGGACGCCACCTGAACATCGAGATCCTCACCCAGGCCGAGGTGGCCGCCATCTCCGGCGAGCCCGGCGACTTCCAAGTGGAGGTGCACCAGGAGCCCCGCTTCGTGGACATGGAGGCCTGCACCGCCTGCGGCGACTGCATCGAGTCCTGTCCGGTGTCCTTGCCCAACGAGTTCGACCAGGGCCTGAGCCAGCGCAAGGCCACCTTCAAGCGCTACGCCCAGGCCTTCCCCAATGCCTACGGCATCACCAAGCTGGACCAAGCCCCCTGCTCGGTCACCTGCCCGGCCAACCTCAACGTGCAGGGCTACGTGCAGATGGCCAAGGTGGGCAAGTTCGCCGAGAGCCTGGGCATCATCATGAAGGACCTGCCCCTGCCCGGCACCATCGGGCGCATCTGCCCCCATCCTTGCGAGGACGCCTGCCGCCGCCTGAGCGTGGACGAGGCCATCGCCATCCGCGACATCAAGCGCCTGGTGGCCGACGAGGTGGGGGTGGCCAACGTGCCCCAGCCCGAGGTTGAGCCCCGGAGCGAAAAGGTGGCCATCGTGGGCGCCGGCCCGGCCGGCCTGTCCTGCGCCTACCACCTGGCCAGGGGCGGCATCAAGTCGGTGATCTACGAGGCCCTGCCCGTGGCCGGCGGCGCCCTGGCCACCGGCGTGCCCGCCTACCGCCTGCCCCGCCAGGCCCTGGCCCAGGAAGTGGCCATGATCGAGGGCATGGGGGTGGAGATCAAGCTCAACACCCCCATTGGGGGGGACATCAGCTTCGCGGACCTGCAAAACGACTACGACGCGGTGTTTTTGGGCGTGGGCGCCCCGGCCAGCTTCAAGCTGAACGTGGCCGGCGAGGACAGCGCCAACGTGGCCACCGCCCTGGGTTACCTGCAGGATCTCAGCCTGGGCAACGCGGTGCCCAAGGGCGACAACGTGGTGGTGGTGGGCGGCGGCAACGTGGCCATCGACGCCGCGCGCAGCGCCCTGCGCGAGGGCGCGGCCAACGTTACCATGGTCATGCTGGAGTCGGAACAAGAGTGCCCGGCCAGCCCCTGGGAGGTGGAAGAGGCCCTGGAAGAGGGCATCACCATGTTCCACCGCCGGGGCGTGTTGGCCATCAACACCAGCGGCAACCAGGCCACCGCCCTGGTGCTCAAGAAGTGCACCCGGGTCTTTGACGAGAACAAGCGCTTCGCGCCCGAGTTCGACGAGAGCGACACCATCGAGCTCGAGGCCGACCTGATCATCACCGCCATCGGCCAGCGCACCGACCTCTCCTTCCTGGGCGAGGACTCGGGGCTGGAACTGACCCCCCGAGGCACCATCGCCGCCGACCCCTTGACCCGGGCCACCAACCTGGACAAGGTCTTCGCCGGCGGCGACGCGGTCACCGGGCCCTGGATCGCCATCGGGGCGGTGGCCGCCGGACGCGACGCGGCCATCAGCATGCTGCGCAAGTTCGACGGCCTGGACCTGGCCGAAGGCCGGGCCAAGCCCGAGCTCAAGCCCGAGGACGAGCAGTGCTTCAACCCCATCCCACTGGATATCACCATCGCGCCCCGGGCCCATATGGAGATCCGCGAGGCCGACAGCCGCAAGGGCGACTTCGAGCAGTTCGAGCTGGGGCTCACCGCCGAGCAGGGACAGCAGGAGGGCGAGCGCTGCCTCAACTGCGCCGTGTGCTGCGAGTGCTTCCAGTGCGTGGAGGCCTGCAAGGCCCACGCCCCGGCCCACGAGCAGACGGCCCGCGAGCTGACCCTCAACGTGGGCAGCGTGATCCTGGCGCCGGGCTTCGAGCCCTTTGACCCGGCCATCTTCGACACCTACTCCTACGCCAAGCACCCCAACGTGCTCTCGGCCATGGAGTTCGAGCGGGTGCTAAGCGCCTCCGGCCCCTACCAGGGCCACCTCCAGCGGCCCAGCGACGGGGCCGAGCCCAAGAAGATCGCCTGGCTGCAGTGCGTGGGCAGCCGCGACATCAACCACTGCGACAACGGCTACTGCTCGGCGGTGTGCTGCATGTACGCCATCAAGGAGGCGGTGATCGCCAAGGAGCACGCCTCCGAGGAGCTGGACGCCACCATCTTCTTCATGGACATGCGCACCTACGGCAAGGACTTCGAGAAGTACTACAACCGGGCCGAGAACGAGAAGGGGGTGCGCTTCGTGCGCTCCCGCGTGCACTCGGTGGACCCGGCCGAGGACGACCGCCTGCGCATCGAATACGTCACCGAGGACGGCGAACCCAAGGAAGAAGAGTTCGACATGGTGGTGCTGTCGGTGGGCCTGCAGACCGGCCCCGAGGCCATCGAGACGGCGCACCGCCTGGGCATCGACCTCACCGGCTACAACTTCAGCGAGACCAGTTCCTTCGCCCCGGTGGGCACCAGCCGGGAAGGCATCTTCGCCTGCGGCGCCTTTGCCGGTCCCAAGGACATCCCCCAGGCGGTGATGGAGGCCTCCGCCGCCGCCTGCGTGGCCAGCCTGGATCTGGCCGAGGCCCGGGGCAGCCTGAGCAAGGAAGTCTCCTACCCCATGGAAAAGGACGTGAGCGACGAGCAGCCCCGGGTGGGGGTGTTCGTGTGCAACTGCGGCATCAACATCGGGGGCATCGTGGACGTGCCCGCGGTGCGCGAGTACGCCGCCACCTTGCCCTACGTGGCCTTTGTGGACGACAACCTGTTCACCTGCTCCCAGGACACCCAGAACAAGATCAAGGAAAAGATCGAGGAGAACAACCTCAACCGGGTGGTGGTGGCCTCTTGCAGCCCCCGCACCCACGAGCCCATGTTCCAGGAGACGATCCGCGAGGCGGGCCTGAACAAGTACCTGTTCGAGATGGCCAACATCCGCGACCAGGACTCCTGGGTGCACCAGGGCGAGCCGGAAAAGGCCACCGCCAAGGCCAAGGACCTAGTGCGCATGGCCGTGGCCAAGGCCACCCTCATCGAGCCGCTGCACCAGGTGGAGCTGCCCCTGGAAAAGAGCGCCATCGTGGTGGGCGGCGGCGTGGCCGGCATGAGCGCGGCGCTCAACCTGGCCGGCGCGGGCTATCCGGTGCACCTGGTGGAAAAGAGCGGCGAGCTGGGCGGCAACGCCCGCTACCTGCTCAACTCCTGGAAGGGCGAGGCCGTGGCCCCCTACCTGGAGGAGTTGGTGGGCAAGGTCAACGCCCAGCCCAACATCACCGTGCACCTGAACAGCGAACTCACCGCCTTCAAGGGCTTCGTGGGCAACTACGTGAGCAGCATAACCGCCGAGGGCGGCAAGGAGACCACCGTGGAGCACGGGGTCATCGTGCTGGCCACCGGCGGCCACGAGCTGAGGCCCAGCGAGTACCTCTACGGCCAGAGCGACGCGGTGATCACCTCTCTCGAGATGGACATGGAGCTCAAGGGCAACCCCGACGCGCCCAAGGCCTGGGACTCGGTGGCCTTCATCCAGTGCGTGGGCTCCCGCGAGCCCGAGCGGCCCTATTGCAGCCGTTTGTGCTGCACCCACTCGGTGGAGAGCGCCATCAAGGTCAAGGAGGCCAACCCCGAGGCCAACGTGTACATCCTCTACCGCGACATCCGCACCTACGGGGTGCGCGAGGATCTGTACAAGAAGGCCCGCGAGGCCGGGGTGCTGTTCATCCGCTACAACCTGGACGACAAGCCCCAGGTGAGCGAGGAGGGCGGCAAGCTGACGGTTACCGCCACCGACCACGTGCTGGGCCGCCCGGTCAGCTTCGACGTGGACCGGCTGGTGCTGGCCGCGGCCATCGTGCCCAACGAGGTGCACAAGCTGGCCGAGGCCATGAAGACCCCGCTCAACGCCGAGGGCTTCTACCTGGAGGCCCACGCCAAGCTCCGGCCGGTGGACTTCGCCACCGAGGGCCTGTACCAGGCGGGCCTGGCCCACTATCCCAAGCCCATCGATGAGGCCATCGCCCAGGCCAACGCCGCGGCAGGACGGGCCATGACCGTGCTGGCCAAGAGCGTCATCCGCGTGGGCGGCGTGGTAGCCACGGTGGACCCCAAGAAGTGCTCGGTGTGCCTCACCTGCGTGCGCACCTGCCCCTACGGGGTGCCCAAGATCGTGGACGGCGCGGCCCACATCGAGGTGGCCCAGTGCTACGGCTGCGGAGCCTGCGCCGCCGAGTGTCCGGGCAAGGCCATTACCCTGCAACACTTCACCGACGCCCAGATCCTGGCCAAGGAACGGGCTGCGATGAACTGAGATAATTTGGCGGCGGCGGCCCCCGGGCCGCCGCCATCACCTGCCGCTGACCCGCCCCCAGGGGCGGAAGGGGACCAGGAGGAC contains:
- a CDS encoding FAD-dependent oxidoreductase is translated as MAQSKKVGAVMVVGAGIAGVQASLDLANAGYYVYLVEKTTAIGGRMAQLDKTFPTNDCAMCIISPKLVECGRHLNIEILTQAEVAAISGEPGDFQVEVHQEPRFVDMEACTACGDCIESCPVSLPNEFDQGLSQRKATFKRYAQAFPNAYGITKLDQAPCSVTCPANLNVQGYVQMAKVGKFAESLGIIMKDLPLPGTIGRICPHPCEDACRRLSVDEAIAIRDIKRLVADEVGVANVPQPEVEPRSEKVAIVGAGPAGLSCAYHLARGGIKSVIYEALPVAGGALATGVPAYRLPRQALAQEVAMIEGMGVEIKLNTPIGGDISFADLQNDYDAVFLGVGAPASFKLNVAGEDSANVATALGYLQDLSLGNAVPKGDNVVVVGGGNVAIDAARSALREGAANVTMVMLESEQECPASPWEVEEALEEGITMFHRRGVLAINTSGNQATALVLKKCTRVFDENKRFAPEFDESDTIELEADLIITAIGQRTDLSFLGEDSGLELTPRGTIAADPLTRATNLDKVFAGGDAVTGPWIAIGAVAAGRDAAISMLRKFDGLDLAEGRAKPELKPEDEQCFNPIPLDITIAPRAHMEIREADSRKGDFEQFELGLTAEQGQQEGERCLNCAVCCECFQCVEACKAHAPAHEQTARELTLNVGSVILAPGFEPFDPAIFDTYSYAKHPNVLSAMEFERVLSASGPYQGHLQRPSDGAEPKKIAWLQCVGSRDINHCDNGYCSAVCCMYAIKEAVIAKEHASEELDATIFFMDMRTYGKDFEKYYNRAENEKGVRFVRSRVHSVDPAEDDRLRIEYVTEDGEPKEEEFDMVVLSVGLQTGPEAIETAHRLGIDLTGYNFSETSSFAPVGTSREGIFACGAFAGPKDIPQAVMEASAAACVASLDLAEARGSLSKEVSYPMEKDVSDEQPRVGVFVCNCGINIGGIVDVPAVREYAATLPYVAFVDDNLFTCSQDTQNKIKEKIEENNLNRVVVASCSPRTHEPMFQETIREAGLNKYLFEMANIRDQDSWVHQGEPEKATAKAKDLVRMAVAKATLIEPLHQVELPLEKSAIVVGGGVAGMSAALNLAGAGYPVHLVEKSGELGGNARYLLNSWKGEAVAPYLEELVGKVNAQPNITVHLNSELTAFKGFVGNYVSSITAEGGKETTVEHGVIVLATGGHELRPSEYLYGQSDAVITSLEMDMELKGNPDAPKAWDSVAFIQCVGSREPERPYCSRLCCTHSVESAIKVKEANPEANVYILYRDIRTYGVREDLYKKAREAGVLFIRYNLDDKPQVSEEGGKLTVTATDHVLGRPVSFDVDRLVLAAAIVPNEVHKLAEAMKTPLNAEGFYLEAHAKLRPVDFATEGLYQAGLAHYPKPIDEAIAQANAAAGRAMTVLAKSVIRVGGVVATVDPKKCSVCLTCVRTCPYGVPKIVDGAAHIEVAQCYGCGACAAECPGKAITLQHFTDAQILAKERAAMN